Proteins encoded by one window of Portunus trituberculatus isolate SZX2019 chromosome 27, ASM1759143v1, whole genome shotgun sequence:
- the LOC123509777 gene encoding LOW QUALITY PROTEIN: ankyrin repeat domain-containing protein 26-like (The sequence of the model RefSeq protein was modified relative to this genomic sequence to represent the inferred CDS: deleted 3 bases in 2 codons) translates to MKKLRRVIGSVANLTSGRSEEQPSTSTPKPSALSASRRSVSGPLHETSSPQRGSYYSYETQSLDSFNSGLSSGTSQVDPYSKVDKHFTKLHKWAYLGDTNKLKKFIKKVPVDAQDSEGKTALHHAAAQGHGDALLFLLGSKSNVELKDNAGMTAFLRAVERSQQHIVQMLLQRRVDMNVADYQGNSSIHLVAKTGATDLLIMLLECGSDCDTPNTLGRTPLHVACTENQEEAVEALLRHGASVNVADKEGVTPLMVAAKLGSVPLVEALIDNGANISPVDASKWTAADYARFTNHNQLHHRLKTLLDKEGGVSLIPQGLLSVSDEGSDQTDGAAGGVIKKPCDNEEEDAADNSWSDTSDVNSVKEKPKLNLTKFLPSSDESTENVVPAITEPPEGAMGPPKPPRLYASSSSLASDKLVIGRSDDVQEKDDSVKDNDSWKSSSEDEKPKVKNLGLFMGNLDSSSELRKSKEDRDKDPIMKSRVGRDDLMLELGLNDMNYEVSDEDISFEEEKPDLPLEGTPTKDALTLRNKTSPEHRQRCGSESEHPSPSAKPLTSDSHHCTSPENKSSVRSVSPPLSSVRSGNSKFLGSESPVKSPAKKSPKKSKLHHPKSSTFDSDSDEGGSALSRPHRRKKQEMASLSKQVAVDEDSWDSPKSKSHSNKGSRKSSKDTISLSLDSLPGHQKTDKMRPNSGKPQKSTQEAQGSGVLADGLLPPAGVAGSSRTSTLSTAVGTLGREGTMQEVEEMWEANPSRKKPKSSSGSSSSPQDSESSHKLDDSTGKSRKEDTVRARMEHVIMLVVEREKHMLRWRMMDMVVIMLVKVSKWTWTMETAHDVSDDDFGSSGVEDLLASKVKVTNPASHPISAVRALLLPKQNVAKEEQSSKEKHQQSVSPQNKPQALRKQKSLSPSPREADKKQSTKEAQVPAGKIPSVVFDADKTSNSKKESTSPFAQSSFEVAGVRAPHRDALRSGLGGIVHSDEESVGLDHLASSHSLEEGEDRMSVTSTETEESAHINAGLKDSLLVPLSTLPDVSNVGQLQDLVRELRLKLEKEFGRRKDLEARVSSLKQQEKQSRLLSSQQELSSQQMQQEISSLVARVKQLEYQGRTEQDSSLLKDHTLQDTQQRCGELEEQCGALQLHAQQQEQMVNSLMVQLQTKERINLTLQDKLEELSSQTKYVSMKSCQTEDFLMAIAPRESAQAQTDWVCLSGGEDRQTQTTPSVCESFSQTEATDVEMKLRDLDSSHEPKVYSNVETRTQAIQTEPENMKKTECRDISFRDRGTQYERVTMVHASCQNTPQRAFKSSQTQCVTKAAFSQTDGAGQDGFGLQKGSVSDSSCQTVILNKQTGSQTEAVNLETPANTTNVVSESNSQVQMLTSSLENALQDISHDIKSVLRSSEDGHVSAVEEINRALTSQMGMLASSLTTTLQHTSDSHSHEKLVEVQEGISQLQDTLQTQMEVVKDLSNEPSQADLQNLHQTVEKVNLDMKSSLDNLGSRITEALQNQASSHHEQKALIASLVEQKYENNKILTNLSGQLDKRNDDDAERFQNLKQHIAAQLSEIKKAIELSSVSDDSGVSGNLTRGVVEKLDSIEKSLIVPGGKGCVSEELSGVQCGVQQLSRELHNNMKALEELIKAVSTDSRHNQSALMEQTKTISDSNEHLTTLVKLRLSEANSDLSEAIEENFRIVQDHLLHLQQTVVQRINEVAEHISISEDKKASNLTRQMMEIVSQVSGVHSGLAQLQASVEQARSTPTPGGLVDEAFVSSFKTYHQQASESLKYQTDSIIQQLEKLQKDIHSGMMQGQNTKEQSEVKLLREVVKEKESELSTRQAAWEQMQEKLNQQKISLASFQSKEEEWKVKVETLQDKMHDLTTSLREKEQEVRQEAAKTAAQSEDTVKLRQENFRLSSEHAKMSAALQAEQHQRQWCEGELQDLKKAKDLTEKRIEEVMSFVQQSSLQRTPPTGRDTDEDDTLTSWKQELKKLEVEKKNLEERCFEQESRARQLEVQLREVEVGLELEKNSKVDLEKQLKKAKELVTKLQREVSEVRQQQEAMRDIETQQTELELEIKSREAAMETLRKKLEAINKEKLELRNTIMELKEEKLSFELVKQEKGFAEQMQRKTEEQLHDLQRRISRDYVSKASLQVMQKELENKYQLELSSKLAELNLIIQEQNKQQESLTKSKHSREQELKNELSRKSEEVIRLNAKLSVLDERGDTWRVRHDRLLALYQQQADLNHSFTTTRKHHDDQLSISLQEIDKHLKTPLATSSFIGQLTPPVSLQLPPPPTNIDSYHYTHADILDRTLQSYLNSSTTSRHSVTDDKPQAKISPLQPSPQHSQHHSRVPDLEQSRDEYVDLLKMKYGI, encoded by the exons atgaagaaattaaggcGAGTCATAGGATCTGTAGCAAACTTGACCAGCGGCAGGAGTGAGGAACAGCCGTCAACTAGCACCCCAAAGCCCAGCGCTCTGTCAGCCTCCCGTAGGAGCGTCTCAGGACCACTACATGAAACAAG CAGTCCCCAGAGAGGCTCCTACTACAGCTATGAAACCCAGTCATTGGATTCCTTCAATAGCGGGCTGTCCTCCGGCACCTCGCAGGTTGACCCATACAGC AAGGTGGACAAACATTTCACCAAGCTGCACAAGTGGGCCTATCTTGGGGACACAAACAAGCTCAAGAAGTTCATTAAGAAA GTGCCTGTAGATGCCCAGGACAGTGAAGGCAAGACTGCCCTGCATCACGCTGCTGCTCAGGGCCATGGTGAtgctctgctcttcctcctgggCAGTAAGAGCAATGTGGAGCTGAAGGACAATGCTGGCATGACTGCCTTCCTCAGGGCTGTGGAAAGGAGCCAGCAGCACATTGTTCAGATGTTGCTCCAGAGAAGA GTTGATATGAATGTTGCTGACTACCAAGGCAATAGCAGCATTCATCTGGTAGCCAAGACAGGAGCAACAGATCTCCTCATCATGCTGCTGGAGTGTGGCAGCGACTGTGACACCCCCAACACTCTGGGCCGGACCCCTCTCCATGTGGCCTGCACTGAGAACCAAGAGGAGGCAGTGGAGGCTCTTCTGAGGCACGGGGCAAGTGTTAATGTGGCAGACAAGGAGGGAGTGACGCCTCTCATGGTGGCAGCCAAGCTAGGCAGTGTGCCCTTGGTGGAAGCTCTGATAGATAATGGTGCCAACATCTCTCCTGTGGATGCCAGCAAGTGGACAGCTGCTGACTATGCTCGCTTCACCAACCATAACCAGCTACATCACCGCCTCAAGACACTTCTCGACAAGGAAGGGGGAGTGTCCTTGATTCCTCAGGGTTTGCTCAGCGTGAGTGATGAAGGGAGTGACCAGACGGACGGTGCAGCCGGAGGTGTGATCAAGAAGCCCTGTgataacgaggaggaagatgctGCTGACAATTCCTGGAGTGACACTAGTGATGTAAATTCTGTCAAGGAGAAACCCAAGCTCAACCTGACAAAGTTTCTTCCATCATCTGATGAATCCACTGAAAACGTTGTGCCTGCCATCACAGAACCTCCTGAAGGTGCCATGGGTCCTCCCAAGCCTCCCCGTCTCTATGCAAGCTCCTCAAGTCTTGCCTCAGACAAGCTTGTGATAGGGAGGAGTGACGATGTGCAGGAAAAAGACGATAGTGTGAAGGACAACGACTCTTGGAAGTCATCTTCTGAGGATGAGAAGCCAAAAGTTAAAAACCTTGGACTGTTTATGGGAAATCTAGATTCTAGTAGTGAGTTAAGAAAATCTAAGGAGGATAGAGATAAAGACCCTATTATGAAATCAAGGGTTGGTAGAGATGATCTGATGCTGGAGTTAGGTCTTAATGACATGAATTATGAGGTGTCGGATGAAGATATTTCTTTTGAAGAGGAAAAACCAGATCTGCCTTTAGAGGGAACACCCACCAAGGATGCACTTACTCTCAGGAACAAGACCTCACCAGAGCACAGGCAGAGGTGTGGCAGTGAGTCTGAACACCCCTCACCATCAGCTAAGCCACTCACCTCAGACAGTCATCACTGTACCAGTCCTGAGAATAAAAGCAGTGTTAGATCGGTGTCCCCACCATTGAGCTCTGTAAGGAGTGGCAACAGTAAGTTCCTTGGCTCAGAATCTCCTGTCAAGTCCCCAGCTAAGAAGTCTCCAAAGAAGAGTAAGCTTCACCATCCTAAGTCCAGCACGtttgacagtgacagtgatgaaGGTGGGTCTGCTTTGTCTCGCCCTCACCGGAGAAAGAAGCAGGAAATGGCATCTTTGAGCAAGCAGGTGGCTGTGGATGAGGACTCTTGGGACAGTCCTAAATCCAAATCACACAGTAATAAAGGATCAAGAAAGTCATCTAAAGACACCATTAGTCTTAGTCTCGATAGCTTGCCTGGACATCAAAAAACAGATAAGATGAGACCAAACAGTGGAAAACCTCAGAAGAGTACACAAGAAGCACAAGGCAGTGGTGTCCTGGCTGATGGTCTGCTTCCCCCAGCTGGTGTGGCCGGCAGCTCCCGCACCAGCACTCTGTCCACAGCAGTAGGGACCTTAGGCCGAGAAGGAACcatgcaggaggtggaggagatgtgGGAAGCAAATCCTAGTAGGAAGAAACCAAAGTCTtccagtggcagtagcagcagtccACAAGATTCTGAAAGTTCTCACAAATTAGATGACAGTAcaggaaaatcaaggaaagaagataCAGTGAGGGCAAGGATGGAGCATGTTATAATGttggtagtggagagagagaaacacatgttGAGGTGGAGGATGATGGACATGGTGGTAATAATGCTGGTGAAAGTATCAAAATGGACGTGGACAATGGAGAC TGCCCACGATGTGAGTGACGATGACTTTGGCTCGAGTGGAGTGGAGGACTTGCTGGCGTCCAAAGTGAAGGTCACCAACCCTGCTTCGCATCCCATCAGTGCCGTCAGAGCTCTACTGCTGCCAAAACAAAATGTGGCTAAAGAAGAGCAGAGTTCAAAGGAAAAACACCAGCAGTCTGTCTCACCACAGAACAAACCCCAAGCCCTCAGGAAGCAGAAGAGTCTCTCACCCTCACCAAGGGAAGCAGACAAAAAACAAAGCACCAAAGAGGCTCAGGTACCTGCAGGGAAAATTCCATCTGTGGTATTTGATGCTGACAAAACAAGTAATAGTAAAAAGGAATCTACATCACCCTTTGCCCAGTCTTCCTTTGAGGTGGCGGGTGTGAGGGCACCACACAGGGATGCCCTGAGGAGTGGTCTGGGTGGCATTGTGCATAGTGATGAAGAGTCTGTTGGCCTGGACCACCTTGCCTCATCTCACAgcttggaggagggagaggataggaTGTCAGTTACCTCAACTGAAACAGAGGAGAGTGCTCACATCAATGCTGGGCTGAAGGACTCCCTGCTGGTGCCACTCTCAACCTTGCCTGATGTCTCCAATGTGGGTCAGCTGCAGGACCTGGTGAGGGAGCTGCGACTCAAGTTGGAGAAGGAGTTTGGCCGCAGGAAGGACTTGGAGGCTAGAGTCTCATCCttaaaacagcaagaaaaacaatCGAGGCTTCTCAGTTCACAACAGGAGCTGAGTTCCCAGCAGATGCAGCAAGAG ATATCCAGCCTGGTGGCGCGAGTCAAGCAGCTGGAGTACCAGGGACGTACAGAGCAGGACTCCTCTCTCCTCAAGGACCACACCCTGCAGGATACCCAGCAGAGGTGTGGTGAGCTGGAGGAGCAGTGTGGGGCCCTCCAGTTGCATGcccagcagcaggagcagatGGTGAACTCTCTCATGGTTCAGTtgcaaacaaaggaaagaatcaACCTTACCTTACAAGATAAATTAGAAGAGCTTTCCTCTCAGACCAA ATATGTTTCTATGAAAAGTTGCCAGACGGAAGATTTCTTGATGGCCATTGCACCACGTGAGTCAGCACAAGCCCAGACTGATTGGGTATGTCTGAGTGGTGGAGAGGACCGGCAGACACAGACCACACCATCAGTGTGTGAATCATTTTCCCAAACAGAAGCAACAGATGTGGAAATGAAATTGAGGGATTTAGATTCTTCTCATGAACCAAAAGTGTATAGTAATGTTGAAACAAGAACTCAGGCCATACAAACTGAgcctgaaaatatgaaaaaaactgaaTGCAGAGATATTTCATTTAGAGACAGAGGAACTCAGTATGAGAGGGTCACTATGGTGCATGCCAGTTGTCAGAACACCCCACAAAGAGCCTTCAAATCCTCTCAAACACAATGCGTGACAAAGGCTGCCTTTAGCCAGACAGATGGGGCTGGCCAGGATGGCTTTGGTTTGCAGAAGGGTAGTGTAAGTGACTCATCCTGTCAGACAGTCATCTTAAATAAACAGACTGGGAGTCAAACAGAAGCAGTGAATTTGGAAACTCCTGCAAATACCACCAATGTTGTGTCAGAAAGTAATTCACAGGTTCAAATGCTTACATCATCTCTGGAGAATGCTCTACAAGACATCTCACATGATATAAAATCTGTCTTGAGGTCCTCTGAAGATGGTCATGTGTCtgctgtggaggagatcaacaGAGCTCTCACCAGTCAGATGGGGATGCTGGCCAgcagcctcaccaccacactgcagCATACCTCAGACTCACACAGTCATGAGAAGCTGGTGGAGGTTCAGGAAGGAATTTCTCAGTTGCAGGACACATTGCAGACACAGATGGAAGTTGTAAAGGATCTGTCAAATGAACCTTCCCAAGCAGATCTGCAGAATCTTCACCAAACAGTTGAGAAAGTCAATCTAGATATGAAATCCAGCTTGGATAATCTTGGCAGCAGAATCACAGAAGCATTGCAGAATCAAGCATCAAGTCATCATGAACAGAAAGCTCTCATTGCTTCACTTGTTGAgcagaaatatgaaaacaacaaaattctAACAAATCTCTCTGGTCAGCTTGacaaaagaaatgatgatgatgcagaaaGATTTCAAAATCTCAAGCAGCACATTGCTGCCCAACTCTCAGAAATCAAGAAAGCTATTGAGTTATCCAGTGTGTCAGATGACAGTGGTGTTTCTGGAAATTTGACCAGAGGTGTAGTTGAGAAGTTGGACTCCATAGAAAAATCCCTCATTGTTCCTGGTGGAAAAGGTTGTGTCTCAGAAGAGCTGTCCGGAGTGCAGTGTGGCGTGCAGCAGCTGTCTCGTGAGCTACACAATAACATGAAAGCACTTGAGGAACTGATCAAAGCTGTAAGCACCGACTCTAGACATAACCAATCTGCTTTAATGGAGCAGACCAAGACAATTAGTGACAGTAATGAACACCTCACAACACTTGTAAAGCTTAGGCTGTCCGAAGCAAATTCAGATCTCAGTGAGGCAATAGAAGAAAACTTTCGCATAGTTCAGGATCACCTGCTTCACCTCCAGCAGACTGTGGTGCAGAGGATCAATGAAGTGGCAGAACACATAAGTATCAGTGAGGACAAGAAAGCTTCCAATTTAACAAGGCAGATGATGGAGATAGTGAGCCAAGTGTCTGGTGTTCACAGTGGCCTTGCACAGCTGCAGGCCAGTGTGGAGCAGGCACGCAGCACACCCACACCGGGTGGCTTGGTGGATGAAGCTTTTGTCTCCTCCTTCAAGACCTACCACCAGCAAGCCTCGGAGAGCCTCAAGTATCAAACAGACAGCATTATTCAGCAGCTGGAGAAATTACAGAAGGATATCCACAGTGGTATGATGCAAGgacagaacacaaaggaacagtcAGAAGTGAAGCTCTTGAGGGAAGTtgtcaaggagaaggagagtgagtTGTCCACGAGACAGGCTGCTTGGGAACAGATGCAGGAGAAGCTGAACCAACAG aAAATTTCTCTGGCATCCTTCcaaagtaaggaggaagagtggaaggtgaaggtggagacTCTTCAGGATAAGATGCATGACTTGACCACAAgtctgagagagaaggaacaagaagtgCGGCAAGAGGCAGCCAAGACCGCAGCTCAGAGTGAAGACACAGTCAAGCTACGTCAAGAGAACTTCCGCCTCTCCTCTGAGCATGCCAAGATGTCGGCAGCACTGCAGGCAGAGCAGCACCAGCGGCAGTGGTGTGAGGGAGAGCTGCAGGACCTGAAGAAAGCCAAGGATTTGACTGAGaagaggatagaggaagtaATGTCCTTTGTACAGCAGTCATCTCTGCAGCGCACTCCCCCGACAGGCCGGGACACTGACGAGGATGACACCCTAACCAGCTGGAAGCAGGAACTGAAGAAACttgaagtggaaaagaaaaatcttgaAGAGAGGTGCTTTGAGCAGGAAAGTCGGGCACGCCAACTAGAGGTGCAGCTGAGAGAAGTAGAAGTAGGTCTAGAACTAGAGAAAAATTCCAAGGTTGATCTAGAAAAACAgttaaagaaagcaaaagagtTAGTGACAAAGCTGCAGAGggaggtgagtgaggtgaggcagcagcaggaggccATGCGGGACATTGAGACTCAGCAGACAGAGCTAGAGCTGGAGATCAAATCAAGGGAAGCTGCCATGGAAACCCTTAGGAAAAAACTTGAAGctataaacaaagagaaacttGAGCTCAGAAACACCATCATggaactgaaggaggaaaagcttTCATTTGAACTGGTCAAGCAGGAAAAGGGATTTGCTGAACAAATgcagagaaaaacagaagagcaGCTGCATGATCTTCAGAGGAGGATATCAAGAGATTACGTATCAAAGGCAAGTTTACAAGTCATGCAGAAGGAACTGGAAAACAAGTATCAGTTGGAATTGAGCTCCAAACTTGCTGAGTTGAACCTCATCATCCAGGAACAAAACAAGCAACAAGAATCGCTGACCAAGAGCAAACACTCCCGGGAGCAAGAACTGAAGAATGAACTCAGCAGGAAGTCAGAGGAGGTGATCCGACTGAATGCCAAGCTGAGTGTGCTCGATGAGCGAGGCGACACGTGGCGGGTGCGGCATGACCGGCTGCTGGCGCTCTACCAGCAGCAGGCAGACCTCAACCACAGCTTCACTACCACAAGGAAGCACCACGATGACCAACTCTCCATCAGCTTACAGGAGATAGACAAACATTTGAAG ACTCCACTGGCAACATCCTCATTCATTGGGCAGCTCACTCCTCCTGTGTCCCTGCAGCTTCCTCCCCCACCAACCAACATTGACAGCTACCACTACACTCATGCAGACATCCTGGACCGCACCCTGCAGTCCTATCTCAACTCCTCCACCACATCCAG GCACAGCGTCACTGATGACAAACCACAGGCCAAAATATCACCATTGCAGCCGTCCCCACAGCACAGCCAACACCACAGCAGAGTGCCGGATCTTGAACAGTCCAGGGATGAATATGTGGACCTTCTCAAGATGAAGTATGGAATTTAA